From one Pseudactinotalea sp. HY158 genomic stretch:
- a CDS encoding O-antigen ligase — MSRSGRAPTSTLPRAASRDEWDPALLRTPTVLRRLRTHWIPLLLRRRQVTVLGLLVAFLALQFLIPSRLVIGGMGAVGRPSVAVGVMIAFLWCLCAVRPHRLPGGVTPIRLVLGLFVALQLFGYAVGVDRGPTAGELSAANMWLIFIVAMAGVALAAADGLHDRRDVDRLLQTLVAVAAAMAVVGVLQFTGIVDLTRYIRIPGLHLNADLIAVGARGDGHFPRVAGTANHYIEFGVVLAIVLPIALHYALFSPRGRTRAWRWVAVGLIASGIPLSISRSAILTVVMTMGLLAVVWPWRHRYNAAVVAVLATAAFHVVNRGVLGTIKGLFLNVDDDPSVLDRIARTGYVIDLWSRRPWLGRGAGMITPERYILLDNQLYMTLLAGGVIGLTGFVLLFLVPYLQARSIRLRARDQETRHLGQALAVTLPAAFMASGTFDSFSFSTFVGTMFVVFGTIAALHRVEGISVHTPLQPAAPGDRYVATPVMADIRARLRAGWSGGALLRRPPAPSDAAPAGPPLGSPTGRDAMPQAPPARE, encoded by the coding sequence ATGAGCCGGTCCGGCCGGGCGCCCACGTCCACGCTCCCGCGCGCCGCATCCCGCGACGAGTGGGACCCCGCGCTGCTGCGCACGCCGACCGTACTCCGGCGGCTCCGGACGCACTGGATCCCGCTGCTGCTCCGGCGCCGGCAGGTCACCGTGCTCGGCCTGCTCGTCGCCTTCCTCGCCCTGCAGTTCCTCATCCCGTCCCGGCTCGTCATCGGCGGGATGGGGGCCGTGGGGCGCCCCTCGGTGGCGGTCGGGGTGATGATCGCCTTCCTGTGGTGCCTGTGCGCCGTCCGCCCGCACCGGCTGCCCGGGGGCGTCACGCCGATTCGACTGGTGCTCGGCCTCTTCGTGGCCCTGCAGCTGTTCGGCTACGCGGTCGGGGTCGATCGCGGCCCCACGGCGGGTGAACTGAGTGCGGCGAATATGTGGCTCATCTTCATCGTCGCCATGGCCGGGGTCGCGCTCGCCGCCGCGGACGGGCTCCACGACCGCCGCGACGTGGACCGGCTCCTCCAGACCCTCGTGGCCGTCGCGGCGGCGATGGCCGTGGTCGGGGTGCTCCAGTTCACCGGGATCGTGGACCTCACCCGGTATATCCGCATTCCGGGACTGCATCTCAATGCCGACCTCATCGCCGTCGGAGCGCGCGGCGACGGCCACTTCCCGAGGGTGGCCGGCACCGCGAACCACTACATCGAATTCGGCGTCGTGCTCGCGATCGTGCTGCCGATCGCGCTGCACTACGCGCTCTTCTCCCCCCGCGGGCGCACCCGGGCATGGCGCTGGGTCGCGGTCGGCCTCATCGCGTCCGGCATCCCGTTGTCGATCTCCCGATCCGCGATCCTCACCGTGGTCATGACGATGGGCCTGCTGGCCGTGGTGTGGCCGTGGCGGCATCGGTACAACGCCGCGGTCGTCGCCGTGCTCGCCACGGCCGCATTCCACGTCGTCAATCGCGGGGTGCTGGGAACGATCAAGGGGCTGTTCCTCAACGTGGACGACGATCCGAGCGTGCTCGACCGGATCGCCCGCACCGGCTATGTGATCGACCTGTGGAGCCGGCGCCCGTGGCTCGGCCGCGGAGCCGGGATGATCACCCCCGAGCGGTACATCCTGCTGGACAACCAGCTCTACATGACCCTCCTCGCCGGCGGGGTGATCGGACTGACCGGATTCGTCCTGCTGTTCCTCGTGCCGTACCTGCAGGCCCGCAGCATCCGGCTCCGGGCGCGGGACCAGGAGACCCGCCATCTCGGACAGGCGCTCGCGGTCACGCTGCCCGCCGCGTTCATGGCGAGCGGAACGTTCGACTCGTTCTCCTTCTCCACCTTCGTGGGCACGATGTTCGTCGTGTTCGGCACGATCGCCGCGCTGCATCGGGTCGAGGGGATCAGCGTGCACACCCCGCTACAGCCGGCCGCGCCCGGGGACCGGTACGTCGCCACCCCGGTGATGGCCGACATCCGCGCACGGCTCCGGGCGGGCTGGAGCGGCGGGGCCCTCCTGCGAAGGCCGCCGGCCCCGTCCGACGCCGCGCCGGCCGGCCCGCCCCTCGGGTCGCCGACGGGTCGGGACGCTATGCCGCAGGCCCCTCCCGCGAGAGAATGA